CGTTCAAGGAGGATATCATAGGCTATATAAAGAACACAAAAATGGTGTCCGGACAAACCCTCCCTGCTGAAACGGTTGCAAGGGCGCGGCAAAACATAGTACCTTTAAGAGCATGACAGCATCACCGGCATCGAAGGGGGTCATCGGCTTCACCACCACGATCCCCGTGGAAATCATTTTCGCCGCGGGATATGAGCCCTGCGACCTGAACAACATCTTCGTCACGGACCCCGACCCGGGGCGCTTCATCGAGCGCGCGGAGCGCGACGGTTTCCCGAAGAGCATGTGCAACTGGGTCAAAGGCATCTACGGGGTCATTATGGAACGCGAGATGACCGGTGTCATCACCGTCATGGAAGGCGATTGCAGCAACACGCAGGCTCTCGCGGAGATCCTTCGCTACCGGGGCATACGGACGATACCCTTTTCCTTTCCCTACGACCGCGACAGGGAAGTGCTTGCACGAGAGATAGAGAAACTGGGCAAAGAGCTGTCCGTTGACGAGGAGTCCCTCGGTGACGTGGAATTGCAGATCGCCGGCGTGAGGGAGAAGCTTTCGGAGATCGATACCATGACGTGGAGCGAACGCAACGTGACGGGGGCGGAGAACCATCTCTGGCTCGTCGGCTCCTCGGACATGCTCGGCAACATGGAGGAATACGGCAAGGCGGCGGATGAGTTCATCCTGAAGGCGCGAAAGAGGGAGAGCCTCCAGGGGATACCTCTCGGATACATGGGTGTGCCCCCGATCGTCACCGACCTCTACGATTTCATAGAAAGCGTGGGGGGGCAGGTCGTCTACAACGAGACACAGCGGCAGTTCGCCCTTCCTTATGAGGCGAAGGACATCGTCGAGAGATACCTTCTCTACACATACCCCTACGGGATATTCGCGCGTCTGAAGGACATAGGCGATGAGATAGCGCGGCGGGGGATTCAGGGTATCATCCATTACGTGCAGGCCTTCTGTTTTAGGGCCATCGAGGACGTCATCCTCCGCGAGACCATTTCCGTTCCCATTCTCACCATCGAGGGAGATTTGCCGAGGCCGCTCGACACGAGAACGAAGATGCGCATCGAAGCGTTCGTGGAAATGCTCGAAGGAATGCGCCGCTGATGAGGTCATGATGCCGGGGGGCAGCCCATCATGATCGAGGAAAGAACAAAACGGTTTCTCGTCAACCGCGGCGGCATCGGTTTTTTCAAGGCCGTCCTTGAATCTTACGAGGACGTTGCCATCTTCTCCGTGATCGACGGGGACCGGGGGCTCATCGAACTCATTTATTCATCCGCTTTTGAGGACGATGTTCGCGGCATAATGGCCGATATGACAAACTACGGTATCACCTTCAGGGAGGTTCCCGATGTTCAATGAAAAAAGGGTGCTCGAGACACTCATGGAGCATTCCGGTGTCTATGCCGACATATATACCGATGAGCGTGTCTACACCCTCATCCAGCTCGAATCGGGCAGGGTGGAGAAACTCGAGAAGGGCGAGGACGCGGGGGTGGGTCTCAGGGTAATTACGCCCTGGAAGAGCTACTACGCCTCCACGAACTCTTTCGATGAAGGCCATCTCGTCGATCTTGCCGGGGAGCTTTCCCGCTATGGGTCAGACCGCTCGGGAACGGCCGCGATCGCCGGGGGCGAACGGGCCGCGGCATATCCCTTTTCCATAAGCAAAGACCCCGGGGGCGTTCCTGTTGAGGAGAAGCTTTCCCTCGTCAGGAATTTCGAGTCCATGGCCCGCAAGATGGAGTCCCGCATCACCCAGATCCGTGTCATGTACCGCGATACCCGCCAGAACGTGAGGATCGCGACCACTGCCGAAGGAATGAAGAATGACAGCCGTGTGCAGGTTGTCCTCACGGTGCTCCTCGTCGGGAGGGACGGCTCGGAGATGCAGACATCTTATGAGGCGGTGGGTGGCTTCCATGGCTTCGAATTCTTCACCGACGAACTCATGGAAGGGCTCGCGCGAAAGACCGTGAGGCGCCTTCAGGGACTTCTCGCGGCCCGCGAGGCGCCCATGGGGATGAAGACCGTCGTCCTCGCCTCCGAGGCGGGCGGCACGATGATCCACGAGGCTGTCGGACATGGTCTGGAGGCCGACCTTGCCATGGAAGGCCTTTCCTGCTACAAGGGGCTTCTCGGCGCCGGCATAGCGTCGCCGCTCGTGAGCGTCGTCGACGACGCCACGCTCCCCCACATGCGGGGGACCTATGCCTTCGACGATGAAGGCTTTCCATCGGAAAGGACGGTCCTCGTTGAAAAAGGTGTCCTCAAAAATTACCTCTTCGATCGCTTTCATGCCATGAAACACTCCATGACGTCCACGGGCAACGGCAGGCGCGAGTCCTACCGTTTCAGACCCATCCCGAGGATGAGCAACACCATGATCCTTCCGGGAAGCGATGACCCCGGAGAGATCCTGGCCTCCGTGGATGACGGCATCCTTGTCGTCAAGATGGGGGGCGGACAGGTGGATACCGTGCGCGGAGACTTTGTCTTCGAGATATCCGAAGGATATATGATCGAGAGAGGCACGGTGGGGCCGATGATAAAGAACGCGACGATGATGGGGAACGGACTCAAGGTCCTCAAGGACATCGACATGGTGGGTACGGACCTGGGGTTCGGGATCGGCACCTGCGGCAAGGACGGTCAGGGCGTCCCCGTGGCCGACGCGCAGCCCACGCTGAGGATACCGGGGATCATCGTCGGGGGCCGCGGCGGGTAGAGATGAAAGACCCGCCGGTCGTTCAGATCCTGAACGACCTCAGCCTTTTCGCCGCTTCGGCTATCTTGTCTTCGGCGATCGTGATGGAGATGCGGAAGTAGCCTTCGCCTTCTTCGCCGAAACCGCTGCCCGGGGTGACGACGATGCCCGTTTCCTCAATGAGTTTCTCGCAGAAATCGGAAGAGGTATATCCCTTCGGCACCCGTGCCCAGATGTAGTAGGTGGCTTTGGGTTTCCTGACATCGATGCCAAGCGTCTTGAAGGCTTCCACCACCATGTCGCGCCGTTTTTCGAGCCTGCTGTTGAGCTCGGCAACGGACGCCTGGCTGCCCGTGAGCGCTTCGATGCCGGCGTGCTGTATGGCCTGAAAGGCGCCGGAGTCGATGTTGGTCTTCAGCTTGCCGAGATTGTATATGCCGTCGGCGCAGCCCACGGCGAAGCCGATCCTCCAGCCGGTCATGCAATAGGTCTTGGAGAGGGAATGGAACTCGAGGCAATGCTTCTTTTCCCTGTCGAATTCGAGGATGCTCTTCGGCCTGTAGCCGTCGTAGGCGATCTCGCTGTACGCGGCGTCGTGGCAGACGAGGATGTCGTACCGTTTCGCGAGCTCCAGCGTCTTCTCGAAGAAGGCGTCGTCGGCGCAGGCCCCGGTGGGGTTGTTCGGGTAGTTGATGAAGAGAAGCTTCGCTTTCTTCAGGATCTCCTCGGGGATGTCCTCGTAGCGGGGGAGGAACCCGTTCTCTTCCTTAAGGGGCATGATGTGGGGCGTTGCTCCGCAGAACATGGTCGCTATCTTGTAGACGGGGTATCCGGGGGAAGGGACAAGGACAACATCGCCTTCCTGTGCATACGCCCAGGGTATGTGGGCGATGCCTTCCTTGGAGCCGATGAGGGTCACCACTTCCGTCGCGGCGTCGAGGTCCACATTGAACCTTCTCTTGTACCATGAGGCCGCCGCCTGGCGGAACTCCAGCATTCCTTCATAGCTGGGATAGCGGTGGTTCTGCGGGTCCCGCGTTGCCTCGAGCATTCTGCTGATTATATTGCCCGGAGTAGGGATATCAGGGTCGCCTATCCCGAAATCGACAAGGTCCATTCCCTTCTGTCTGACCTCCGCCTTCTTCTTGTCTATCCTGGCGAAAAGATAGGGCGGGATCTGTTCCACTCTCGATGCGGGTTTTACCATCTTACAGGCTCCTTCAGGAATCGTTTCAACGCGTTCAGCGCCTTGATGCAGGCTCGCGCCGGCAGTGCCGGATTGGTTAGTTACAACATGTTAGCGGGTGCAATGTAAAGTCTTTTTTGGCTCCGAATTTGTTTGAAAACGTTTTTCCCGATGTGTAAGAATAGAACCACATGAAAAAGGTCCTGGAAGCGCTGCCCGCCGATTTTCCCTTGTCCGAAAAGCCGTACGACGAGATGGCGAGAGAAATGGGGATGTCGGGAGCGGCCCTCATAGATGAGCTTGCGGCGTTGAAGAGAGCCGGTATCATCCGGAGGATAGCCGCCATGGTCGCCCACCGTTCCGTTTCTTATGAAGGCAACGCCATGGTCGTGTGGCGCGTCCCCGAGGGTGAGGTGGAGAAGGTCGGCGCCGTCATGGCGGATTTTGACGAGGTGAGCCACTGCTATGAGCGTGACACCGGCGGATACTGGGACTACAATCTCTACACCATGGTGCACGGCAGGACAAGGGAAGAGTGCCTGGCCATCGTCGGAAAGATGGCGTCCCGATCGGGTATAGGAGATTACCGGATGCTTTTCAGCGTGAGAGAGTTCAAGAAGACATCCTTCGCGGTGAGGAAATGATAAAGACCAGATCGGACGAATACTGTGAGGAGGCGGGAAGGCTCATACCCGGCGGCGTGAACAGCCCCGTAAGGGCTTTCATGTCCGTTCACGACAGACCCTTCTTCGTGAAGAGGGCGAAAGGCTCGCGCCTCTATGACGTCGACGGGAATGCTTTTATCGATTACGTGGCCTCCTGGGGAGCCATCATCCTTGGCCATGCCGATGAGGGGCTGATCGCCGCCGTCACCGAGGCGCTTGAAGAAGGAACGAGCTACGGGGCCTGTCATCCCTACGAGTTGGAGCTCGCGCGTCTCATCACGGAGGCCTTCCCTTCCATAGATCTTCTGCGCCTGACGACATCCGGCACGGAAGCGACGATGAGCGCCCTGAGGCTCGCCCGTGGATACACGGGCAAGAACGGCGTCATCAAGTTCCGCGGCTGCTATCACGGGCACGTGGACAGCCTCCTCGTCAAGGCCGGCTCGGGACTTGCCACCTTCGGCATCCCCGACAGCGCCGGGGTGCCCGCGGACCTGGCGAAGCATACCTATGTGGCCGACTTCAACAGGATCGAAACGGTGGAGCACGTCATGGAGGGCAATGACGACATTGCCTGCGTCATCGTGGAGCCCATCATGGGGAACATGGGCGTCATCCTTCCCGGGGAGGGCTTCCTCAAGGATCTCGAGTCCCTGTGCAGAAAACGCGGTGTTCTTCTCATCTTCGACGAGGTCATATCCGGTTTCCGCGTGGCCTTCGGCGGCGCCCAGCACATCTACGGCATCGACCCCGACATCACCTGTCTCGGCAAGATAATCGGGGGAGGCTTCCCCATAGGGGCCTTCGGCGGGAAGAGACACATAATGGAGCGTCTGGCACCTTTGGGTGACGTGTACCAGGCCGGTACCCTGTCGGGGAACCCCGTTGCCGTGCGGGCCGGCCTGCATGTGCTCAGGGGACTTAGATCTGCCTCGGGTGAGGTCTATCCCCGGTTGGAGAGCGCGGGGCGGACCCTGTCGAATGCGATGGTATCCATCGCCGGCAGGTATGGGATTCCCTACCGCGTGAATTCCACGACAGGCATGTTCACGGGTTTTTTCTCCGAAGCCCCCGTGACGGACTACGACAGCGCGGCCGCGTCGGACAGGAACCTCTACGAGCGGTTCTTCAAGGCCATGCTCGATGAGGGTGTCTTTTTCGCTCCCAGTCAGTTCGAGGCGTCC
The DNA window shown above is from Syntrophorhabdus sp. and carries:
- a CDS encoding 2-hydroxyacyl-CoA dehydratase; the encoded protein is MTASPASKGVIGFTTTIPVEIIFAAGYEPCDLNNIFVTDPDPGRFIERAERDGFPKSMCNWVKGIYGVIMEREMTGVITVMEGDCSNTQALAEILRYRGIRTIPFSFPYDRDREVLAREIEKLGKELSVDEESLGDVELQIAGVREKLSEIDTMTWSERNVTGAENHLWLVGSSDMLGNMEEYGKAADEFILKARKRESLQGIPLGYMGVPPIVTDLYDFIESVGGQVVYNETQRQFALPYEAKDIVERYLLYTYPYGIFARLKDIGDEIARRGIQGIIHYVQAFCFRAIEDVILRETISVPILTIEGDLPRPLDTRTKMRIEAFVEMLEGMRR
- a CDS encoding TldD/PmbA family protein, producing the protein MFNEKRVLETLMEHSGVYADIYTDERVYTLIQLESGRVEKLEKGEDAGVGLRVITPWKSYYASTNSFDEGHLVDLAGELSRYGSDRSGTAAIAGGERAAAYPFSISKDPGGVPVEEKLSLVRNFESMARKMESRITQIRVMYRDTRQNVRIATTAEGMKNDSRVQVVLTVLLVGRDGSEMQTSYEAVGGFHGFEFFTDELMEGLARKTVRRLQGLLAAREAPMGMKTVVLASEAGGTMIHEAVGHGLEADLAMEGLSCYKGLLGAGIASPLVSVVDDATLPHMRGTYAFDDEGFPSERTVLVEKGVLKNYLFDRFHAMKHSMTSTGNGRRESYRFRPIPRMSNTMILPGSDDPGEILASVDDGILVVKMGGGQVDTVRGDFVFEISEGYMIERGTVGPMIKNATMMGNGLKVLKDIDMVGTDLGFGIGTCGKDGQGVPVADAQPTLRIPGIIVGGRGG
- the hemL gene encoding glutamate-1-semialdehyde 2,1-aminomutase, whose protein sequence is MIKTRSDEYCEEAGRLIPGGVNSPVRAFMSVHDRPFFVKRAKGSRLYDVDGNAFIDYVASWGAIILGHADEGLIAAVTEALEEGTSYGACHPYELELARLITEAFPSIDLLRLTTSGTEATMSALRLARGYTGKNGVIKFRGCYHGHVDSLLVKAGSGLATFGIPDSAGVPADLAKHTYVADFNRIETVEHVMEGNDDIACVIVEPIMGNMGVILPGEGFLKDLESLCRKRGVLLIFDEVISGFRVAFGGAQHIYGIDPDITCLGKIIGGGFPIGAFGGKRHIMERLAPLGDVYQAGTLSGNPVAVRAGLHVLRGLRSASGEVYPRLESAGRTLSNAMVSIAGRYGIPYRVNSTTGMFTGFFSEAPVTDYDSAAASDRNLYERFFKAMLDEGVFFAPSQFEASFVTLTLGQAEIERTVAACEKVFRDIGSARQK
- a CDS encoding LL-diaminopimelate aminotransferase, coding for MVKPASRVEQIPPYLFARIDKKKAEVRQKGMDLVDFGIGDPDIPTPGNIISRMLEATRDPQNHRYPSYEGMLEFRQAAASWYKRRFNVDLDAATEVVTLIGSKEGIAHIPWAYAQEGDVVLVPSPGYPVYKIATMFCGATPHIMPLKEENGFLPRYEDIPEEILKKAKLLFINYPNNPTGACADDAFFEKTLELAKRYDILVCHDAAYSEIAYDGYRPKSILEFDREKKHCLEFHSLSKTYCMTGWRIGFAVGCADGIYNLGKLKTNIDSGAFQAIQHAGIEALTGSQASVAELNSRLEKRRDMVVEAFKTLGIDVRKPKATYYIWARVPKGYTSSDFCEKLIEETGIVVTPGSGFGEEGEGYFRISITIAEDKIAEAAKRLRSFRI
- a CDS encoding Lrp/AsnC family transcriptional regulator, which encodes MKKVLEALPADFPLSEKPYDEMAREMGMSGAALIDELAALKRAGIIRRIAAMVAHRSVSYEGNAMVVWRVPEGEVEKVGAVMADFDEVSHCYERDTGGYWDYNLYTMVHGRTREECLAIVGKMASRSGIGDYRMLFSVREFKKTSFAVRK
- a CDS encoding DUF4911 domain-containing protein encodes the protein MIEERTKRFLVNRGGIGFFKAVLESYEDVAIFSVIDGDRGLIELIYSSAFEDDVRGIMADMTNYGITFREVPDVQ